In Cytobacillus oceanisediminis, the following proteins share a genomic window:
- a CDS encoding glutathione peroxidase, translating to MTTVYDFEVKKTNGELKSLKEYEGKPLIIVNTASKCGLTPQFKGLQELYEKYKDSGVEILGFPCDQFNNQEFDNIEETTEFCQLNYGVSFPIFAKIDVNGDNTDPLFAYLKEQKKGILSKNIKWNFTKFLVDRNGQVVERYAPTTEPGKIEDDLTKLL from the coding sequence ATGACAACGGTTTATGATTTTGAAGTCAAAAAAACAAATGGTGAATTGAAATCTCTGAAAGAATATGAAGGCAAACCTCTGATTATTGTAAACACAGCAAGCAAATGCGGATTAACGCCACAATTCAAAGGACTGCAGGAGCTTTATGAAAAGTATAAAGACAGCGGAGTTGAAATTCTTGGGTTTCCTTGTGATCAGTTCAATAACCAGGAATTTGATAATATTGAGGAAACCACTGAGTTCTGCCAGCTTAATTATGGTGTATCCTTTCCGATCTTCGCTAAAATTGATGTAAATGGTGACAATACTGACCCATTATTTGCTTACCTAAAAGAACAGAAAAAGGGAATTCTTTCTAAAAACATTAAGTGGAACTTTACTAAATTCCTCGTGGACCGGAATGGCCAGGTTGTAGAACGGTATGCACCTACAACTGAACCAGGAAAAATCGAGGATGATTTGACGAAATTATTGTAA
- a CDS encoding DUF1835 domain-containing protein has translation MNCLMIFKKGYSFILKKRKLEWEYETYHIVCGESPAGALKVGLSKENKVIGFPDFFSNGPLCKPHEEVGRKKRLEWLMDHINMHEDYLEMRYERKIAKALEEIDAIPAGKPIVIWTADNADEQTGLRYFLHLLRNKENNVHVINTAQSYKELFPAKKHQSILRHSGEADPEKLKVILEKNIGSPLSPEERNSFVSDWQALSKTKEVLRIWEDNEIHSVPESYFDEYIIESAKKLHKSNKGFIKSARLIGEVIGHLDEPIGDGFAEYRVRSLIYNGIFAIKGIPKSMRYYSIKLKGLKTKNGDRPSSDYLLKL, from the coding sequence TTGAACTGCTTAATGATATTCAAAAAAGGATACTCTTTTATTCTCAAAAAAAGAAAATTGGAGTGGGAATATGAAACATACCACATCGTGTGCGGAGAATCACCGGCAGGAGCTTTAAAGGTAGGGCTGAGTAAAGAAAATAAGGTGATTGGCTTTCCTGATTTCTTTAGCAATGGGCCTCTCTGCAAGCCGCATGAAGAAGTGGGCAGAAAAAAGCGATTAGAATGGCTGATGGATCACATTAATATGCATGAAGATTACCTGGAAATGAGATATGAAAGAAAAATAGCCAAAGCACTTGAAGAGATAGATGCAATTCCTGCGGGAAAACCGATCGTTATTTGGACAGCTGACAACGCAGACGAACAAACGGGTTTGCGGTATTTCCTTCACTTATTAAGAAACAAAGAAAATAATGTGCATGTTATTAATACTGCTCAGTCATATAAGGAGCTTTTCCCTGCGAAAAAGCATCAATCCATTTTAAGGCACTCAGGTGAAGCAGATCCAGAGAAGCTGAAGGTGATATTAGAAAAAAACATAGGAAGTCCTTTATCACCTGAAGAAAGAAACAGTTTTGTATCTGATTGGCAGGCACTCTCAAAGACAAAGGAAGTATTGCGTATATGGGAAGATAATGAAATACATAGTGTACCAGAGAGTTATTTTGATGAATATATCATCGAGTCAGCCAAAAAGCTTCATAAAAGCAATAAAGGTTTTATAAAATCAGCCAGATTAATTGGTGAAGTGATTGGGCATCTGGATGAGCCAATTGGTGATGGCTTTGCCGAGTATAGAGTAAGATCCTTAATTTATAACGGAATTTTTGCCATAAAGGGAATTCCGAAAAGTATGAGGTATTATAGCATTAAGCTAAAAGGATTAAAAACCAAAAACGGAGACCGTCCGTCATCAGATTATTTGCTGAAACTTTAG
- a CDS encoding FadR/GntR family transcriptional regulator — protein sequence MNYRRIKPRKIYEELAEAIMDMIKAGDLKPGDKLDSVQQLAENFQVGRSAVREALSALRAMGLVEMHQGEGTYVREFNSNMLKFPVQIAVLMKKDDVKNLLEVRRILEVGAVEAAASRRTEEHLAEIKEALEQMKNANDEELGEEADFRFHMAIARASQNDLLISLMNNVSEMMVTTMRETRRLWLYSEKSTLGRLTLEHASIYEAIEQRNGARAQKLLLQHLQSVEEVLMEYFQEIEM from the coding sequence TTGAATTATAGACGTATTAAACCGCGCAAAATATATGAAGAATTGGCTGAAGCCATTATGGATATGATAAAAGCTGGTGATCTGAAGCCGGGTGATAAGCTCGATTCTGTCCAACAGCTGGCTGAGAACTTTCAGGTTGGCCGTTCGGCGGTACGGGAGGCCCTAAGTGCATTGCGGGCTATGGGCCTGGTTGAAATGCATCAGGGGGAAGGTACCTATGTCCGTGAATTCAATTCAAATATGCTTAAGTTTCCTGTGCAAATAGCTGTCTTAATGAAAAAAGACGATGTGAAAAATTTGCTTGAGGTTCGCAGAATTCTTGAAGTAGGAGCAGTTGAAGCCGCTGCGTCAAGGCGGACGGAAGAGCATCTTGCCGAAATCAAAGAAGCATTGGAGCAAATGAAAAATGCTAATGATGAAGAACTGGGTGAAGAAGCTGACTTTCGTTTTCATATGGCCATCGCAAGAGCATCCCAAAATGATTTGCTGATCAGCCTCATGAACAATGTTTCGGAAATGATGGTCACAACCATGCGTGAAACCCGCAGGCTATGGCTTTATTCGGAAAAATCCACACTTGGCCGGCTGACCCTTGAGCATGCCAGCATTTATGAGGCAATTGAGCAAAGGAATGGTGCAAGAGCACAAAAACTATTGCTTCAGCATCTTCAAAGTGTGGAAGAAGTATTAATGGAATACTTTCAGGAAATTGAAATGTAA
- a CDS encoding L-lactate permease, producing MSIGSLAIIATLPIVSVFLFLVILRWPAKRAMPVSLILTILMAMFIWKVPGNQIAAAIVKGVVTALEVGVIVFGAILLLNTLKASGVIFTIRKGFMSISPDRRVQTIIVCWLFGSFLEGAAGWGAPATIVGPLLVAIGFPAMGAVMVALILQSTPVSYGAVGTPILIGVHSGLKDSPLVQSYIAEQGTTFDAYINAIGGQVALIHGVIGIFIPLFMVTMLTYFFGKNKSIAEGLAIWKFAVFAGLAFTVPYALVANLLGPEFPSLIGGLIGLAIVVPAAKKGLFTPAKAWDFEEKSHWNPSWTGSLDVDVADKPKKQVSFLAAWLPYLLVAVLLVLTRVQYLPFSAWLQAFVLKFESVFGTAITIESKPLNLPGVIFIVVSLLSIFIFKMNVRDYGRAVKDSFKTIVSAMAALVFAVPMVQVFINSGINAADFTSMPLALAEGISNIFGSYWPLAAPTIGAIGAFAAGSNTVSNMMFSLFQFGVADNILASPATIVALQAVGGAAGNMICVHNVVAASSSAGLIGREGSLIRKTLIPMTFYVIFAGGIGYVAINGIGMNIGTLILAAVAVFIAVFIAKGQKQNRMEDKRLKKSA from the coding sequence TTGAGTATTGGTTCATTAGCTATAATTGCTACATTGCCTATTGTTTCAGTCTTTCTATTTTTAGTTATATTACGTTGGCCAGCTAAGAGGGCTATGCCGGTTTCTCTAATTCTGACCATCCTTATGGCCATGTTCATTTGGAAAGTTCCGGGAAATCAAATAGCTGCAGCCATTGTAAAAGGGGTTGTCACGGCGCTTGAAGTGGGAGTGATTGTATTTGGTGCGATCCTGCTGCTGAACACACTGAAAGCAAGCGGTGTTATTTTTACCATTCGTAAAGGTTTTATGAGCATTTCCCCTGACCGCCGTGTCCAAACGATTATCGTTTGCTGGTTATTCGGATCTTTCCTGGAAGGGGCAGCTGGCTGGGGTGCTCCAGCCACTATAGTTGGCCCTCTTTTAGTTGCGATTGGCTTTCCGGCAATGGGTGCAGTTATGGTCGCGCTTATTCTGCAATCCACACCCGTTTCCTATGGGGCTGTAGGAACACCGATATTAATCGGGGTCCATTCAGGGCTGAAGGATTCGCCTCTTGTTCAAAGCTATATTGCTGAGCAAGGCACGACATTTGATGCCTACATAAATGCAATCGGAGGACAGGTTGCCCTGATTCATGGTGTCATCGGCATATTTATTCCATTATTTATGGTAACAATGCTGACTTACTTCTTCGGAAAAAATAAATCAATTGCAGAAGGGCTGGCCATTTGGAAGTTTGCCGTTTTTGCAGGTTTGGCCTTTACAGTCCCATATGCTTTAGTTGCCAATTTACTGGGTCCTGAATTTCCATCTTTGATTGGCGGTTTAATCGGCCTGGCGATTGTGGTGCCAGCCGCTAAAAAAGGTTTATTTACCCCTGCAAAAGCATGGGACTTCGAAGAAAAAAGCCATTGGAATCCTTCATGGACGGGCTCACTTGATGTGGACGTGGCAGACAAACCAAAGAAACAAGTATCATTTCTGGCTGCCTGGCTGCCATACCTGCTGGTTGCTGTTCTATTAGTTTTAACACGTGTGCAATACTTGCCGTTCTCGGCCTGGCTTCAAGCCTTTGTCCTGAAATTTGAGAGCGTTTTCGGGACGGCTATAACAATTGAATCCAAGCCGCTAAATCTTCCTGGTGTCATTTTTATTGTTGTATCCTTGCTTTCAATCTTTATTTTTAAAATGAATGTGAGAGATTACGGACGGGCAGTAAAAGACTCTTTTAAAACGATTGTCAGTGCAATGGCTGCTCTGGTATTTGCGGTCCCAATGGTCCAGGTATTTATCAACTCAGGAATCAATGCAGCCGATTTTACTAGCATGCCACTGGCATTGGCAGAGGGAATCTCCAATATATTCGGGAGCTATTGGCCACTTGCGGCGCCAACAATCGGTGCGATTGGAGCATTTGCTGCAGGAAGCAATACAGTAAGCAACATGATGTTCTCTTTGTTTCAATTCGGAGTAGCTGATAATATCCTTGCTTCTCCCGCCACCATTGTTGCCTTGCAGGCTGTCGGCGGGGCAGCGGGTAACATGATTTGTGTCCATAATGTTGTTGCCGCTTCATCTTCTGCCGGGTTAATAGGAAGGGAAGGAAGCTTAATACGAAAAACGCTTATCCCAATGACTTTCTATGTTATTTTTGCAGGCGGAATCGGGTATGTGGCCATCAATGGAATTGGCATGAATATTGGAACGCTTATCCTGGCCGCAGTGGCAGTATTCATTGCAGTTTTTATTGCCAAAGGCCAGAAACAGAACAGAATGGAAGATAAAAGGCTGAAAAAGTCAGCATAA